TTTTGAGTGTCAGACCCTGAAAATTTTATCATTATCCTTATCTTAAAAAGTCCATTAATGTCGGTTGAATGATTCGTGCTCCAACAGATAAGGCGGCGCGATGGACGCTTTCTTGTGTAATCAGCTCTGTTGCGACTTTCTCAAATTCAATATCTTCGTTTTCTGACATGACTTGTTTGGAAATCACTTCTAACTGTTCGACACGTTCTTCCATTAAATCAATCCGGTTGCTTCTTGCCCCTAGGTCAGCGCGGGCATTTGTGACATTGTCTAGATGATTGTCGATTTTTTCTAGGAAGCCATTAATTTCTTCACCGGATGCGTTCGGGTCTTCTAGTTTTTTAATTAACTCGTTTATATCCCCGAATAAACCAGATTCAATTCCATTATCATTTTTATAAGTAAAAATGGAACTTGGGTCGACATTTACTTGCATGTAGATTCCCTTTGATAATTCAAGATTTACTGGGTTCGAATCTTTAGGAACTACTACAGGTTTTGCATCTAAATCGACTGGTTTATTTAAAGTATTCGATCCGTTAAATAAATATTTATCTCCAAACTTTGTATTGGCAATTTCAACTAAATGGTCTCTTAATTGTTTCACTTCGGCCGATATGGATTTCCTTTGTGATTCCTCATATGTGTCATTGCTTGCCTGAACGGTTAATTCACGAATACGGTGTAATGCTTTGGTTGCTTTGTCAAGTGCGGCATCACTGTTTTCGATCCAGTTATGGGCCTCCCCAAAGTTGCGCTTATATTGTTCGACTTCCATTAAATTTCGGCGATAGGTAATTCCCTTCATCGCAATCACCGGATCATCGGATGGTCTTGTAATCTTCTTTTGGGTGTTCATTTGTTCTTGATATTTTCCAAGTCTTTCATAGCTATTACTTAAGTTTCGTAACATATTATTGGATAGCATGGACTGTGTTACACGCAAATTTATTCACCTACCTTTATCTTCCGACTCTTCCCATTCCGTTTATGATCGTATCTAACATTTCATCGACTGCTGTGATTTGACGAGCTGCTGCATTATATGCATGCTGGAATTTAATTAAATTCGTAAACTCTTCATCTAGCGAAACCGAACTGACGGATTGGCGATTTTCCTCGACAGATTGTCTTAATACAGTGCTGTTTCTAGAAAGACGATTGGCTTGCAAGGCATCGACTCCAAGTTTACCGATCATGCCTTCGTAGAAAGAGTTGATGGAGCCGTTTTTGATTGGCAAGTCCGTAAAAGGTACCGTTTCAGTTGGATCGAATCCCTCTAGTGCTGGTGAACTTTTTTCACTTAGAATCCAGTTTGAAATATTACTAAGATTAATCGCATGTTTTCCGTCACCAGCATCAATTTGCCATTTACCATCCTTTTCTGATCCCTTAGTTGACGCTGCAATGTCTTTCGTTCCTAAATCAGGATTTAGTTGGATGGTTTTTGCGGCGTTATTATGATCTTTTTCTGATGGTTTATTTAGTCCATTAAAAAAGTCTTTATTTTTACTTGTATCCCAATCAGGATCGGAAGCTTCTAATGGGTATCCTTTTTTATGCACTTCATTAAACAAAGTCCCAAATGTAAACGCCAGCTTATCCAAATCATCCATCATTTCAGGGTAAATGCCTTTTATAACTTCTTTATCATCTTGATCTTTCACTGTATATCCATAAGACTCAATCAATCCCCGCAATTTTCCTTGTGAGAAAATGACTTGATCGTTTTCAACAAACTTTATTGAGTCTCCCATTTGATTGCCCTTGCTATCAAATATATCTATATTTTCAATGCTTCCGGGCACATCGTACGAAAGCTTTTGGTCATTAGTCGCAAAACCTAGTTGATTGTATTCACTTCCTCTGACTAAATCTACTTCACTTCCGTCTGCGCCGATTAATTTGATATGATAACTGCCTTCCGCAATGTCTAACGGTTTCCCACCAGATTTCTCTTTTGTCACTTTGATATTGACATGCTGGGATAGCTCATCGACTAGGCGATCCCGTTCATCATATAAGTCATTTGGCAAATATCCATGTGGCTCTACCTCGCCTATTTGTCTATTAAGATCTGCGATTTGTTTTGTTAAGGAGTTGATTTCCTTTAAATTGACGCTGATTTCATTTCCAAAGTCTTTTTTTATACTTGTTAAGGAATCGTGTAAATAATGGAATGTGTCAGCGACGGCTTGTCCGCGTTGCAAGACGACTTTTCGGGCTCCTTCGTTTTCTGGGTTACCTGCTAAGTCTTGAAGGGATTTCCAAAACTCACCCATAACAGCCGCTAGCCCATCTTCACTTGGTTCATTCATGATGTCTTCCATTTTACTTAAGGCGGTTGCGCGGGATTCCCAATATCCTAGTTTGTTATTTTCGTTGCGGTATTGGATATCTAAAAAGGATTCACGCATACGTTGAACTGAACCAGCTTCGACTCCTGTCCCCATTTGTCCGGGAATCTGTGGTCGGTTCATCGCGGCTGTCGGGTATGGTTCTGTTTGCACAAAGTTTACCCGTTGTCGAGAAAATCCGGGTGTATTGACGTTGGCAATATTATGCCCCGTTGTATAAATGGCGCCTTGTTGCGTGAACATCGCGCGCTTCGCTGTTTCTAATCCCATAAAGGTTGAACGCATGATTGTACCTCCATTATTTCGAGGGGCTAGACCCCTTCATCAAAGATTGATTGGCCGAGCCCTTTCCCGCTTTTCTTTTGTGGGTTGGAATAATTCGGTTGCTCAGGCTGTGGATTGAATAAACTCATACTCATATTGACAAATTGTAATGATTGATAAATCAAAGATTGATTGAGTTGATTTTGTTCTTTGAGCTTTTCGATTACAGTCGCTAATTTTTGTTGTAGTTGCTGTAATTGACTTTTTTCCGGATCAGTTATTTGTTCGATACATTCAGAAATGGTGGCTGTTTCACTCCCTGTGATCTCGGCCGTTTGCTTTTGCCGTTCTCGTTCCATCGTGTTGATTGCGGCTGTATATTTTTGCTCGTCCTTGAGCAGTTGGTTCAGTCCGTCCATGTCATTTTGTTTGATGATTTCCGTCTTTTTTTCCGTCGACTTATAAAGCATTTCGTGAAGACGGTACATTTTGTCTAGTGTTTCGATTAGTTTTGCTGCAGACATTTTTCACCCTGCTTTCCTATTTCCGATAAAACCCCAAAATCCCCTTCGCAATCGCCTTTGGATCTGGTTTGTATTGTCCCGCTTCAATTTGTTGTTTGAGTGCGTTGATTTTCTCTTGGCGTTCACTTTGGAGATTGGATGATTGCAATTCTTTTGCTGTAGAAGAAATTTCGACTCGGTCTTTTTGGGAGCTGGTTGTTTTCTTTTGCCCATCAAGTTTGTCAATAGCTCGCTTGTACGGGTTAATACCGGACATGCCGAAGTTTTGATTAATTTTCATTGCTCATCCCTCACTTTCTTTGGAAATGTTTGTGATCTCCGCTTTTCTTTTTGTTATGATTTATATCGGTTATTATGAGGGAATGTTTACATCTTTTCAGTAGTCATTTTTACCTTAAATTTAAATGGACCTACATCCTCCATGAAGATAGGATACAGGTCCACGGTACTCTTTTTACTCTTTTTTATTGACGGCATAATAGGTGATTTGCTCTTTTTTGCGTAGTTCTTCTTTCCGCTGCTCTTCCTGTTCATGGACTTTCAAATCATGTTTCAAACTGTCTATACATTTCGCACATAATTTTCCTTTGTGAATAATCATGCCGCAACGGTCACATGGATAACCCATATTAGGGAATTGGGTGGTTTGCAATCTTCCTTTTCGAACAAATTTATGAATAAGTTCCTCTTCCACTCCTGTTGCTTCCACGACACGTTCTAATGTAGCTGCTCGATTTTCGCGTTTTCGTAAAAATTTATAGACAATCTCAAATGCTTTTTCTTCCTCTAAATAACATTTCCGGCAAACATCGTGGATACTATTTTTTAAAAAAAGTTCGCCACAGCTGGGACAGTTGATTATTTCATCCATTTGTTTCTCCTCCTGCTTTCACAATCTCTTCTCTTTATTATATATCGGATTGTATAACCTTGGTAATAGATTATATCATAGATGGATAGGTTGGAAGTCCCGCGATTTATCCCCTTGCTAATGTGAAAGAGTGAATGTTACTAGCACCTGCCGTTTTTAAAATTTTAGCGGCATGTCTTATCGTCGATCCTGTCGTATAAATATCGTCTATGAGAAGAATCGTTTGATTTGTTACATGTTGATCTGGAATCAGTTGAAACACTTGCGGGAGGTGAATTCTTTCTGTACGTGATTTTTTCGATTGTTTTTCTGAATGCTTTCTTGATAAAGCATTTGTGATCGTTAGACTAGCTTCTGTCGCCAATGCGGTTGCTTGATTAAAGCCACGTTCTAATAGTCGTTTTTCACTTAAGGGAATGGGGATGATTTTATCATATGTATGTGAATTCAATGATTTGCGAATTTGCTCTGAGAAACAGCGAGCTAACACATAATCTCCTCGATATTTAAAACGAGCGATCACTTCTTTCATGAAATCATTAT
This genomic window from Oikeobacillus pervagus contains:
- a CDS encoding TIGR03826 family flagellar region protein — encoded protein: MDEIINCPSCGELFLKNSIHDVCRKCYLEEEKAFEIVYKFLRKRENRAATLERVVEATGVEEELIHKFVRKGRLQTTQFPNMGYPCDRCGMIIHKGKLCAKCIDSLKHDLKVHEQEEQRKEELRKKEQITYYAVNKKE
- the flgM gene encoding flagellar biosynthesis anti-sigma factor FlgM produces the protein MKINQNFGMSGINPYKRAIDKLDGQKKTTSSQKDRVEISSTAKELQSSNLQSERQEKINALKQQIEAGQYKPDPKAIAKGILGFYRK
- a CDS encoding flagellar protein FlgN; translated protein: MSAAKLIETLDKMYRLHEMLYKSTEKKTEIIKQNDMDGLNQLLKDEQKYTAAINTMERERQKQTAEITGSETATISECIEQITDPEKSQLQQLQQKLATVIEKLKEQNQLNQSLIYQSLQFVNMSMSLFNPQPEQPNYSNPQKKSGKGLGQSIFDEGV
- the flgK gene encoding flagellar hook-associated protein FlgK, with protein sequence MRSTFMGLETAKRAMFTQQGAIYTTGHNIANVNTPGFSRQRVNFVQTEPYPTAAMNRPQIPGQMGTGVEAGSVQRMRESFLDIQYRNENNKLGYWESRATALSKMEDIMNEPSEDGLAAVMGEFWKSLQDLAGNPENEGARKVVLQRGQAVADTFHYLHDSLTSIKKDFGNEISVNLKEINSLTKQIADLNRQIGEVEPHGYLPNDLYDERDRLVDELSQHVNIKVTKEKSGGKPLDIAEGSYHIKLIGADGSEVDLVRGSEYNQLGFATNDQKLSYDVPGSIENIDIFDSKGNQMGDSIKFVENDQVIFSQGKLRGLIESYGYTVKDQDDKEVIKGIYPEMMDDLDKLAFTFGTLFNEVHKKGYPLEASDPDWDTSKNKDFFNGLNKPSEKDHNNAAKTIQLNPDLGTKDIAASTKGSEKDGKWQIDAGDGKHAINLSNISNWILSEKSSPALEGFDPTETVPFTDLPIKNGSINSFYEGMIGKLGVDALQANRLSRNSTVLRQSVEENRQSVSSVSLDEEFTNLIKFQHAYNAAARQITAVDEMLDTIINGMGRVGR
- a CDS encoding ComF family protein, yielding MRCLLCNEPMNIDHDWHTFLFFKKEEPCCENCQNQLKRITGEQCKICSRPLANLDSTYMEGDLCLDCIRWEQDPEYKEVLHKNISLYEYNDFMKEVIARFKYRGDYVLARCFSEQIRKSLNSHTYDKIIPIPLSEKRLLERGFNQATALATEASLTITNALSRKHSEKQSKKSRTERIHLPQVFQLIPDQHVTNQTILLIDDIYTTGSTIRHAAKILKTAGASNIHSFTLARG
- the flgL gene encoding flagellar hook-associated protein FlgL, producing MRVTQSMLSNNMLRNLSNSYERLGKYQEQMNTQKKITRPSDDPVIAMKGITYRRNLMEVEQYKRNFGEAHNWIENSDAALDKATKALHRIRELTVQASNDTYEESQRKSISAEVKQLRDHLVEIANTKFGDKYLFNGSNTLNKPVDLDAKPVVVPKDSNPVNLELSKGIYMQVNVDPSSIFTYKNDNGIESGLFGDINELIKKLEDPNASGEEINGFLEKIDNHLDNVTNARADLGARSNRIDLMEERVEQLEVISKQVMSENEDIEFEKVATELITQESVHRAALSVGARIIQPTLMDFLR